A genomic window from Prochlorococcus sp. RS04 includes:
- the nadC gene encoding carboxylating nicotinate-nucleotide diphosphorylase, translating to MDLNTPIISKIIDNWIDEDIGSGDLTSSSITEENGNAYWIAKEEGIFCGVEIIKEIFRKIDLKISPKFNISDGDKFVKDQKLLEIYGPSKSLLASERISLNIAMHLSGISTYTKNLTDKLEGTDIKLADTRKTTPGLRIFEKYAFKCGGGVNHRMGLYDAAMIKENHIAWTDNLKNAVQNIRLNSPFTTHIIIEAENIDQAKEAVLAGADSVLLDELSPEIIKKNVQELRELSINSLQKEVNKNLIIEVSGINPQEISKYLIKGIDLISTSSSITKSNWIDLSMRYIN from the coding sequence GTGGATTTAAATACTCCTATAATAAGTAAAATCATTGATAATTGGATCGATGAAGATATAGGTAGTGGAGATCTTACAAGTTCCTCTATTACAGAAGAGAATGGTAATGCATATTGGATTGCAAAAGAAGAGGGTATATTCTGCGGGGTTGAAATTATAAAAGAAATTTTTAGAAAAATTGATTTAAAAATTAGTCCAAAATTTAATATCTCTGATGGAGATAAATTTGTTAAAGATCAAAAACTCTTAGAAATATATGGGCCTTCAAAAAGTTTACTCGCTAGTGAAAGGATCAGCTTAAATATAGCAATGCATTTATCTGGAATATCAACATATACAAAGAATCTTACAGATAAATTAGAAGGCACAGATATAAAATTAGCAGATACTAGGAAAACGACTCCTGGCTTAAGAATATTTGAAAAATATGCATTCAAATGCGGAGGTGGGGTGAATCATAGAATGGGATTATACGATGCTGCTATGATCAAAGAAAATCATATTGCATGGACAGATAATCTTAAGAATGCAGTACAAAATATTCGCTTAAATTCGCCTTTTACAACTCATATCATAATTGAAGCTGAGAATATCGACCAGGCAAAAGAAGCAGTATTAGCAGGAGCGGATAGTGTCTTATTAGATGAACTTAGTCCTGAAATAATCAAAAAAAACGTTCAAGAATTAAGAGAGTTATCAATTAATAGTCTACAAAAAGAAGTCAATAAAAATTTGATAATAGAAGTTTCTGGAATTAACCCTCAAGAAATCAGTAAATATCTAATAAAAGGTATTGATTTGATTTCAACAAGTTCTTCAATCACCAAAAGTAATTGGATTGATTTGAGTATGCGTTATATTAATTAA
- the argS gene encoding arginine--tRNA ligase has product MLIIFKELTKQFEQSLLESLEKNDKKGEFAILSKNLITQSSKEEFGDYQCNVCLSLSKIYKKNPRDISNDFINLLNKNKIIAKLCKSLQIAGPGFINIKLKDEVLINEIKSNIQCNRAGIPLIRKDLDNGLSNKVIVDFSSPNIAKEMHVGHLRSTIIGDSISRIFELRGYEVLRLNHVGDWGTQFGMLITQLKDLYSNDLEEIGKIKISDLVEFYKESKKRFDNESEFQKRSREEVVKLQSGDIKSIKAWKLLCDQSRKEFDEIYKDLKIKIEERGESFYNPFLKSVIDDLNLEKILVEDQGAKCVFLDGMTNKEGKPLPLIIQKKDGGFNYATTDLAAIRYRFNKPPNGDDASRIIYVTDHGQANHFAGVFQVAKKAKWIPENCQVDHVPFGLVQGIDGKKLKTREGETIRLKDLLNEAVRRAKEDLLKRLEDEDRYETEEFIANTSRIIGLGAVKYADLSQNRITNYQFSFDKMLSLNGNTAPYLLYTLVRILGIKRKNDFVYESKDFQYVNYEHKSEWKLIRKLLRFDEVIISIEKDLMPNRLCNYLFELCQTFNRFYDQVPILKEEKNIKISRLNLCDLTAKTLKLSLELLGIETLERM; this is encoded by the coding sequence ATGCTAATCATTTTTAAAGAATTAACAAAACAATTTGAACAATCTCTTTTAGAAAGTCTTGAAAAAAATGATAAAAAAGGAGAATTCGCAATTCTTAGCAAGAATTTAATTACACAATCATCAAAAGAAGAATTTGGTGATTATCAATGTAATGTTTGTTTAAGTTTATCTAAAATATATAAAAAGAACCCAAGAGATATTTCTAATGATTTTATTAACCTTTTAAATAAAAATAAAATCATAGCAAAATTATGTAAGAGTCTACAAATAGCTGGACCTGGATTTATAAATATAAAATTAAAAGATGAGGTTCTAATAAATGAAATTAAGTCAAATATTCAATGCAATAGGGCTGGTATACCTCTAATTAGAAAAGATTTAGATAATGGTTTGTCCAATAAAGTTATTGTAGATTTTTCTAGCCCTAATATTGCTAAAGAAATGCATGTAGGGCATTTAAGATCAACAATAATAGGTGACTCAATATCTAGAATTTTCGAGTTAAGAGGTTATGAAGTATTAAGACTCAATCATGTTGGTGATTGGGGAACACAATTTGGCATGCTTATTACTCAGCTCAAAGATTTATATTCAAATGATCTAGAAGAAATAGGAAAGATCAAGATAAGTGATTTAGTTGAATTTTATAAAGAATCAAAAAAAAGATTTGATAACGAATCTGAATTCCAAAAAAGATCTAGAGAGGAAGTAGTTAAGTTACAAAGCGGAGATATTAAATCGATTAAAGCTTGGAAATTATTATGTGATCAATCAAGGAAAGAATTTGATGAAATCTATAAAGATTTAAAAATAAAAATAGAAGAAAGAGGTGAATCTTTTTATAATCCCTTTTTAAAATCAGTTATTGATGATTTGAATTTAGAAAAAATATTAGTAGAAGATCAAGGAGCAAAATGTGTATTTTTAGATGGGATGACTAATAAAGAAGGCAAACCTTTACCGCTAATTATTCAAAAAAAAGATGGAGGTTTTAATTATGCCACCACAGATCTTGCTGCTATAAGATACAGATTCAATAAACCTCCTAATGGCGATGATGCTTCAAGAATTATTTATGTAACTGATCATGGGCAAGCAAATCATTTTGCTGGTGTTTTTCAAGTTGCAAAAAAAGCAAAATGGATACCAGAAAATTGTCAAGTAGACCATGTCCCTTTTGGGTTAGTTCAAGGAATTGATGGCAAAAAACTAAAGACAAGAGAAGGTGAAACAATACGCCTAAAAGATTTATTAAATGAAGCAGTTAGAAGAGCAAAAGAAGATTTATTGAAAAGATTAGAAGATGAAGATCGTTATGAGACCGAAGAGTTTATAGCAAATACTTCAAGAATTATTGGATTAGGAGCTGTTAAGTATGCAGATTTAAGTCAAAATAGAATTACTAATTATCAATTTAGTTTTGATAAAATGCTTTCCCTTAATGGTAATACTGCTCCTTATTTGTTATATACACTTGTAAGAATTTTAGGAATTAAAAGAAAAAATGATTTTGTTTATGAATCTAAAGATTTTCAGTACGTAAATTATGAACATAAATCTGAGTGGAAACTTATCAGAAAATTACTTAGGTTTGATGAAGTCATAATTTCTATTGAAAAAGACTTAATGCCAAATAGATTATGCAATTATCTGTTCGAGCTATGTCAGACTTTTAATAGATTCTATGATCAAGTTCCAATCCTCAAAGAAGAAAAAAATATAAAAATCTCTAGGCTTAATTTATGTGACCTAACTGCAAAAACACTAAAATTAAGCTTAGAGCTTTTAGGAATTGAAACTTTAGAAAGAATGTAA
- a CDS encoding pyridoxal phosphate-dependent aminotransferase, whose amino-acid sequence MNDFDPLNNLFPKPREEIINMQSYSAPLENRRNLLRLDFNENTLGPSPKVLEALQAIKLDEISIYPEYNFLKKFLCDKYLDSRKFGNDEIGIFNGADAAINAIFNCFGEKDQIFLTTNPTFGYYSPCAEIRGMKKISCSYIGENFLFPIEEFREKIIKHNPKLIFICNPNNPTGTVLSSHEIINLANINNDSLIVVDELYEKFNGDSLLESIDFEKNKNILIIQSLSKTAGLAGLRIGFTFGNKSLIQYINKVTGPYDVNSFAITAALAALKDKSYIDNYVLEVKKAREWILNKFKSTKIRTHFSGGNYFLIWPKKDPKILIQQMREKGILIRSMENKKDIGNSIRVSIGTKEQMIFFWDNYKILDLKN is encoded by the coding sequence ATGAATGATTTTGATCCATTAAATAATCTTTTCCCAAAACCAAGAGAAGAAATAATAAATATGCAGTCTTACTCTGCACCTTTAGAAAATAGAAGAAATTTACTCCGCTTAGACTTTAATGAAAATACTTTAGGTCCAAGTCCTAAGGTTTTAGAGGCATTACAAGCGATAAAATTAGATGAGATTTCAATTTATCCAGAATATAATTTTTTAAAAAAATTTTTATGTGATAAATATCTTGATTCAAGAAAATTTGGTAATGATGAAATAGGAATTTTCAATGGAGCAGATGCAGCAATAAATGCAATTTTCAATTGCTTTGGAGAAAAAGATCAGATATTTCTAACCACAAATCCAACTTTTGGTTACTATTCTCCTTGTGCAGAAATCCGAGGAATGAAAAAAATAAGTTGTTCTTACATTGGAGAAAATTTTCTATTCCCCATCGAAGAATTTAGGGAAAAAATAATTAAGCATAATCCAAAGTTAATATTTATTTGCAATCCAAATAATCCAACAGGAACTGTTCTAAGCTCTCATGAAATAATTAATTTAGCCAATATCAATAATGATTCATTAATAGTTGTTGATGAACTTTATGAAAAATTTAATGGAGATAGTCTTCTTGAATCGATAGATTTTGAAAAGAATAAAAATATATTAATAATCCAATCTCTTTCAAAAACTGCAGGTCTAGCTGGTTTAAGAATAGGTTTTACTTTTGGCAATAAAAGTTTAATTCAGTACATTAATAAAGTTACAGGACCATATGATGTAAACAGCTTTGCTATAACAGCTGCATTAGCAGCACTTAAAGACAAATCATATATTGATAATTATGTTTTAGAAGTAAAAAAGGCGAGGGAATGGATTTTAAATAAATTTAAATCAACAAAAATCAGAACTCACTTTAGTGGAGGTAATTATTTTTTAATTTGGCCAAAAAAAGATCCTAAAATTTTAATACAACAGATGAGAGAAAAAGGTATTCTTATTAGAAGTATGGAAAACAAAAAAGATATCGGTAATTCTATAAGGGTTAGTATTGGAACTAAAGAACAAATGATTTTTTTCTGGGACAATTACAAGATATTAGATTTAAAAAATTAA